In Deltaproteobacteria bacterium, a single genomic region encodes these proteins:
- a CDS encoding UbiD family decarboxylase, whose protein sequence is MTNQTPYEDLREFIGVLEEAGKLIRITREVNKDTELQPLVRLQFRGLPDEQRRAFLFENVTDSKGRRYDASVLVGGLSGSTAIYSLGLQCRPEEVPDRWIEAMENPIPPVMVPHGPVQEVIHKGGDLAASGGFARFPIPISTPGFDNGPYITAGHWITKDPETGARNVGNYRGLVKSPLRCGANSGTPQDLSAHWEKCRQRGIPLEVAIAVGTVPAASYTATQKVPPDMDELALAGGLARSPVQLVKCQTVDLEVPATSEVVLEGIIPTSYLEEEGPFGESMGYVDPRTIGPVMELTCVTHRKNPIWVSIISQVTPSESSKIKAMGMSTLVHRYLTGKGFESVKEVYMMEELVNMRPYVAVRMDKKDDGEPRRVMDAVLQYGDRVGKFIVAVDEDINVNDPVAVTWAITHRCQPHKDVTIVPDRPFGATPIGMVVSHPSSRYDGTDSALLIDATRKADLPPLSLPKKPYMERAVELWKELDLPELQLKEPWHGYLMGLWPDELDEEARMAAEGDYEKVGEKLESTRVSVGEGQTLKSIRLEWGKTHAGRSV, encoded by the coding sequence ATGACCAACCAAACACCCTACGAGGATTTGCGGGAGTTCATCGGCGTGCTGGAGGAGGCCGGCAAGCTCATTCGCATCACCCGGGAAGTCAACAAGGACACCGAGTTGCAGCCGCTGGTGCGCCTGCAGTTCCGCGGACTGCCCGACGAGCAGCGCAGGGCGTTCCTGTTCGAGAACGTGACGGATTCGAAGGGCCGCCGCTACGACGCCTCGGTGCTGGTGGGCGGGCTTTCGGGCTCCACCGCCATCTACAGCCTGGGCCTCCAGTGCCGGCCGGAAGAGGTGCCGGACCGGTGGATCGAGGCCATGGAGAACCCGATCCCGCCGGTAATGGTGCCCCACGGCCCGGTCCAGGAGGTGATCCACAAGGGCGGCGACCTGGCCGCCAGCGGCGGCTTCGCCCGCTTCCCCATCCCCATCTCCACACCGGGATTCGACAACGGCCCGTACATCACCGCGGGCCACTGGATCACCAAGGACCCGGAGACAGGCGCGCGCAACGTCGGCAACTACCGTGGGCTGGTGAAATCGCCGCTCCGCTGCGGCGCCAATTCGGGCACGCCTCAGGACCTGTCGGCCCACTGGGAGAAGTGCCGGCAGCGGGGCATCCCGCTGGAGGTGGCCATCGCCGTGGGCACGGTGCCGGCGGCCTCGTACACCGCCACCCAGAAAGTGCCCCCCGACATGGACGAGTTGGCCCTGGCCGGCGGCTTGGCCCGCTCCCCCGTCCAACTCGTCAAGTGCCAGACCGTGGACCTGGAGGTGCCGGCCACCTCGGAAGTGGTGTTGGAAGGCATCATCCCCACCAGCTACCTGGAAGAGGAAGGCCCCTTCGGCGAGTCCATGGGCTACGTCGACCCCCGGACCATCGGCCCGGTGATGGAACTGACCTGCGTCACGCACCGGAAGAATCCCATCTGGGTGTCCATCATCAGCCAGGTGACGCCCAGCGAGAGCTCCAAGATCAAGGCCATGGGCATGAGCACCCTGGTGCACCGCTACCTCACGGGCAAAGGCTTCGAGTCCGTGAAGGAAGTCTACATGATGGAGGAACTGGTCAACATGCGGCCCTACGTCGCCGTGCGCATGGACAAGAAGGACGACGGCGAGCCCCGGCGTGTCATGGACGCCGTATTGCAGTACGGCGACCGGGTGGGCAAGTTCATCGTGGCGGTGGACGAGGACATCAACGTCAACGACCCCGTGGCCGTGACCTGGGCCATCACGCACCGCTGCCAGCCGCACAAGGACGTGACCATCGTCCCCGACCGCCCCTTCGGCGCTACTCCCATCGGCATGGTGGTGAGCCACCCGTCGAGCCGCTACGACGGCACCGACTCGGCGCTTCTGATCGACGCTACCCGCAAGGCCGACCTGCCGCCGCTGTCGCTGCCCAAGAAGCCCTACATGGAGCGGGCGGTGGAGCTGTGGAAGGAGCTCGATTTGCCCGAACTGCAGCTCAAGGAGCCGTGGCACGGCTACCTCATGGGGCTTTGGCCCGACGAGCTGGACGAGGAAGCGCGCATGGCGGCCGAGGGCGATTACGAGAAGGTGGGCGAAAAGCTCGAGAGCACGCGCGTCAGCGTCGGCGAGGGACAGACCCTCAAGTCCATCCGGCTGGAATGGGGCAAAACGCACGCGGGGCGGTCGGTGTAA
- a CDS encoding xanthine dehydrogenase family protein molybdopterin-binding subunit: MSKAENFAVLGQNVDRFEGHDKVTGSAAYVADVFLPGMLTGRILRSPLPHARIRNIDTSRAEKLRGVKAVVTAEDTIKKGWGVFFPDQYPLSVGKARYVGEEVAAVAAIDRDTAEEALELIDIDWEELPAVFDAAEAMQPDAPLIHEEKENNIALTIDVVRGDIDAAFKDSDLVIEDSFESVPQWHSAIETIGSVADYSANGKYTVYMNTQTLFMARMRLATALGVREADVRVIQTAVGGGFGGKSCDDNNAMVAAILARKARRPVKIINTREEEFLAGSRPRVNMKVWMRMGFKKDGRIRAKHMRIIADNGAYSGKAPAITGVAALRHDTCYKYSDVRSEAYLVYTNKIPTGAFRGFGNPSAEFSVEQMMDIAADELGMDPFEMARLNAADEGYVSPHGNRVISCELKQCIDRTERMIGWKEKRAARKPNRGLGMGCTVHVSGKRHFGDYDGSSATIKMNEDGKAFILSGEGETGQGHWTAMCQIAAEELGIPFSDVAISEADTDLTTFCLGNYASRLTYVAGNAVKNAATAVKEILFDTASEMLECDPSDLVSRDGFIFVRGAEQRSISVADVVRGRQFRRGGAPVVASGSFDADSVTQDALRYGNESGAYNFGCQAAEVEVDPDTGHVKVIQYAVASDCGTVIYPIGAEGQVEGSIAQGLGYALIEGIRMEEGRPINPNFSDYRLASMRDMPDLVHEFADSYEPTGPFGAKGLGELGMDPVAAIISNAIYDAVGVRIKTLPITAEKVLRALQEKKNGS; this comes from the coding sequence ATGAGCAAGGCAGAAAACTTCGCGGTACTCGGGCAGAACGTGGACCGCTTCGAGGGCCATGACAAGGTGACCGGCAGCGCGGCTTACGTCGCCGACGTTTTCCTGCCGGGGATGCTGACGGGCCGGATCCTGAGGAGCCCCCTGCCCCATGCCCGCATCCGCAACATCGACACCAGCCGGGCGGAGAAGCTCCGCGGCGTGAAGGCCGTGGTCACCGCCGAGGACACCATCAAGAAGGGATGGGGCGTCTTCTTTCCCGACCAGTATCCCCTGTCCGTGGGCAAGGCGCGGTACGTGGGCGAGGAGGTGGCCGCGGTGGCCGCCATCGACCGCGACACCGCGGAGGAGGCGCTGGAGCTCATCGACATCGACTGGGAGGAGCTGCCCGCGGTGTTCGACGCCGCGGAGGCCATGCAGCCGGACGCGCCCCTGATCCACGAGGAGAAGGAGAACAACATCGCCCTCACCATCGACGTGGTGCGGGGCGACATCGACGCCGCCTTCAAGGACTCGGACCTGGTCATCGAGGACAGCTTCGAGAGCGTGCCCCAGTGGCACTCGGCCATCGAGACCATCGGCAGCGTCGCGGACTACTCGGCCAACGGCAAGTACACGGTCTACATGAACACCCAGACCCTGTTCATGGCGCGCATGCGCCTGGCCACGGCCCTGGGCGTGCGCGAGGCCGACGTGCGCGTCATCCAGACCGCGGTGGGCGGCGGCTTCGGCGGCAAGTCCTGCGACGACAACAACGCCATGGTGGCCGCCATCCTGGCGCGCAAGGCGCGCCGCCCGGTGAAGATCATCAACACACGGGAGGAGGAGTTCCTCGCCGGAAGCCGTCCCCGGGTGAACATGAAGGTGTGGATGCGCATGGGCTTCAAGAAGGACGGCCGCATCCGCGCCAAGCACATGCGCATCATCGCCGACAACGGCGCCTACAGCGGCAAGGCGCCGGCCATCACCGGCGTGGCGGCGCTGCGCCACGACACCTGCTACAAGTACTCCGACGTCCGCTCCGAGGCCTACCTGGTCTACACCAACAAGATTCCCACCGGCGCCTTCCGGGGCTTCGGCAACCCGTCGGCGGAGTTCTCGGTGGAGCAGATGATGGACATCGCCGCCGACGAGCTGGGCATGGACCCGTTCGAGATGGCGCGCCTCAACGCCGCCGACGAAGGCTATGTCTCGCCCCACGGCAACCGGGTCATAAGCTGCGAGCTCAAGCAGTGCATCGACCGCACCGAGCGCATGATCGGCTGGAAGGAGAAGCGCGCCGCCCGCAAGCCCAACCGCGGGCTGGGCATGGGCTGCACCGTGCACGTGAGCGGCAAGCGACACTTCGGCGACTACGACGGCAGTTCCGCCACCATCAAGATGAACGAGGACGGCAAGGCCTTCATCCTGAGCGGCGAGGGGGAGACCGGGCAGGGGCACTGGACCGCCATGTGCCAGATCGCCGCAGAGGAGCTGGGCATCCCCTTCTCCGACGTGGCCATCTCCGAGGCCGACACCGACCTCACCACCTTCTGCCTCGGCAACTACGCCAGCCGGCTCACCTACGTCGCCGGCAACGCGGTGAAGAACGCCGCCACCGCGGTCAAGGAGATCCTGTTCGACACCGCGTCCGAGATGCTGGAATGCGACCCTTCCGACCTGGTGTCGCGGGACGGCTTCATCTTCGTCAGGGGCGCCGAGCAGCGCTCCATCAGCGTGGCGGACGTGGTGCGGGGACGGCAGTTCCGGCGCGGCGGCGCGCCCGTGGTGGCATCGGGCAGCTTCGACGCCGACTCGGTCACCCAGGACGCCCTGCGCTACGGCAACGAGTCCGGCGCCTACAATTTCGGCTGCCAGGCGGCGGAGGTGGAGGTGGACCCGGACACCGGCCACGTCAAGGTGATCCAGTACGCGGTGGCATCGGACTGCGGCACGGTGATCTACCCCATCGGCGCCGAAGGCCAGGTGGAAGGCTCCATCGCCCAGGGGCTGGGCTACGCGCTCATCGAAGGCATCCGCATGGAAGAAGGCCGCCCCATCAACCCCAACTTCAGCGACTACCGGCTCGCGTCCATGCGCGACATGCCCGACCTGGTGCACGAGTTCGCCGATTCCTACGAGCCCACGGGCCCGTTCGGGGCCAAGGGCCTCGGCGAGCTGGGCATGGACCCGGTGGCGGCCATCATCAGCAACGCCATCTACGACGCCGTGGGGGTGCGCATCAAGACGCTCCCCATCACCGCGGAAAAGGTGCTGCGCGCCCTGCAGGAAAAGAAGAACGGGAGCTGA
- a CDS encoding xanthine dehydrogenase family protein subunit M, which yields MRAKFEYLAPTSLDEACALLHEHEGDAKLLAGGTALVMWLRMGLLSPGYVIDLENVPGLDGISYDPAGGLRIGAGVKHRDLELCPEVQEHYPLLRETFYKVAQPRIRLMATVGGNLSHGDPMTDPGASFMALDAEVTLHSSRGERTLSVEDFFVDYYETALEPDEILTSIHVPPPAGPVWSHIKFTPRSEEDFATVGVAVTMTGEGSRCDDVRIALNSVAPTIFRARAAEDMLRGRDITPARLEEAGAAAADAADPIEDVRGSSDYKRELAAVFVRRALEQAAAKLV from the coding sequence ATGCGAGCCAAGTTCGAATACCTTGCGCCCACGAGCCTCGACGAGGCCTGCGCGCTGCTTCACGAGCACGAGGGCGATGCCAAGCTCCTGGCGGGCGGCACCGCCCTGGTGATGTGGCTGCGCATGGGCCTGTTGAGCCCCGGGTACGTCATCGACCTGGAGAACGTGCCCGGACTCGACGGCATCAGCTACGACCCGGCCGGCGGCCTGCGCATCGGCGCCGGCGTGAAGCACCGGGACCTGGAACTGTGCCCGGAGGTTCAGGAGCACTATCCTCTGCTGCGGGAGACCTTCTACAAGGTGGCGCAGCCGCGCATCCGCCTGATGGCCACGGTGGGCGGCAACCTCAGCCACGGCGATCCCATGACCGACCCCGGCGCAAGCTTCATGGCCCTGGACGCCGAGGTGACGCTGCACAGCAGCCGCGGCGAGCGCACGCTGTCGGTGGAGGACTTCTTCGTCGACTACTACGAGACCGCGCTGGAGCCCGACGAGATCCTCACCTCCATCCACGTACCGCCGCCGGCCGGACCGGTATGGTCCCACATCAAGTTCACCCCGCGCAGCGAAGAGGACTTCGCCACCGTGGGCGTGGCCGTCACCATGACCGGCGAGGGCAGCCGTTGCGACGACGTGCGCATCGCCTTGAACTCCGTGGCCCCCACCATCTTCCGCGCCCGCGCCGCCGAGGACATGCTGCGCGGCCGAGACATCACCCCAGCGCGGCTTGAGGAAGCCGGCGCCGCGGCCGCCGACGCAGCCGACCCCATCGAGGACGTGCGCGGCTCGTCCGACTACAAGCGCGAGCTGGCGGCGGTGTTCGTGCGCCGAGCGCTGGAACAGGCGGCGGCCAAATTGGTCTGA
- a CDS encoding NAD(P)/FAD-dependent oxidoreductase, whose protein sequence is MAVDENWDVILIGAGQNNFALGTYLGMAGLETVICESRLENGGRLFSEEITLPGYWHNSLAYFQDNREVSPVWRELDWENGHHAEFVTPPVISTLLLPGGASVSHHQDLDGTLASLAHHSAADRAAWKDARERFGGIVRDIVIPSYYAPPEAPGALEERIAADPAGADFLRLAPMSAAEAAEQLFENEAVRTLVLSQMAIPRGWALDYAGGGREVLALIAGDERPQLARGGSHSIAQVLQRAYVMHGGQIRALHHVDKILVENGRAVGVRLRDGREWKARRAVVSNVDPYGTLIDMVGEEHLDGGFSQAVRAIEPDEFSYFQVHFALKAPLRFAVHEAADGFVGQAMNVNYGPRSVEDLRAMWREIRAGEFPEHPCLHITCPTWFDALQAPPAKHTASVFMPVPYQIKGHQPEDWVRLKNGFMEQVLSTLREVATNLTDDNIVMKVPMDPCYLAGRWQNMRRGSVWVARKTPDQMGLNRPIPQLAQYRTPIQGLYQVGAATHPADAVIAGSGRAAWSVLREDLGLGN, encoded by the coding sequence ATGGCCGTAGACGAAAACTGGGACGTCATCCTCATCGGCGCAGGGCAGAACAACTTCGCGCTGGGCACCTACCTGGGCATGGCCGGCCTTGAGACGGTCATCTGCGAGAGCCGGCTGGAGAACGGCGGGCGGCTCTTCTCCGAGGAGATCACCCTGCCCGGCTACTGGCACAACAGCCTTGCCTACTTCCAGGACAACCGCGAGGTCTCGCCGGTGTGGCGGGAGCTCGACTGGGAGAACGGCCACCACGCGGAGTTCGTGACCCCGCCGGTCATCAGCACCCTGCTGCTGCCGGGCGGCGCCTCGGTCTCCCACCACCAGGATCTGGACGGTACGCTGGCGTCGCTGGCTCACCACTCCGCCGCGGATCGCGCCGCGTGGAAGGACGCGCGCGAGAGGTTTGGCGGCATCGTCCGGGACATCGTGATCCCGTCGTACTATGCTCCGCCCGAGGCGCCGGGCGCACTGGAGGAGCGCATCGCCGCGGACCCCGCGGGAGCCGACTTCCTGCGCCTCGCGCCCATGAGCGCCGCGGAAGCGGCGGAACAGCTCTTCGAGAACGAGGCCGTGCGCACCCTGGTGCTGTCGCAGATGGCGATCCCGCGCGGCTGGGCGCTGGACTACGCGGGCGGCGGGCGCGAGGTGCTGGCTCTTATCGCCGGCGACGAGCGGCCGCAGCTTGCGCGCGGCGGCTCCCACTCCATCGCCCAAGTGCTGCAGCGCGCCTACGTGATGCACGGCGGGCAGATCCGCGCGCTGCACCACGTGGACAAGATCCTGGTGGAGAACGGCCGCGCGGTGGGCGTACGGTTGCGCGACGGGCGCGAGTGGAAGGCGCGCCGGGCGGTGGTGTCCAACGTGGACCCGTATGGCACCTTGATCGACATGGTGGGCGAAGAGCACCTGGACGGCGGTTTCTCGCAGGCCGTGCGCGCCATCGAGCCCGACGAGTTCTCCTACTTCCAGGTGCATTTCGCGCTCAAGGCGCCCTTGCGCTTCGCCGTGCACGAGGCCGCGGACGGGTTCGTGGGCCAGGCCATGAACGTCAACTACGGCCCGCGCTCCGTCGAGGACCTCCGGGCCATGTGGCGCGAGATCCGCGCCGGCGAGTTCCCGGAACACCCATGCCTGCACATCACCTGCCCCACCTGGTTTGACGCACTGCAGGCGCCGCCGGCCAAGCACACGGCGTCCGTGTTCATGCCGGTCCCCTACCAGATCAAGGGCCACCAGCCCGAGGACTGGGTCCGTCTCAAGAACGGTTTCATGGAGCAGGTGTTGTCGACGCTGCGCGAAGTCGCCACCAACCTCACCGACGACAACATCGTGATGAAGGTGCCCATGGACCCGTGCTACCTGGCGGGGCGCTGGCAAAACATGCGCCGTGGCTCGGTGTGGGTGGCCCGGAAGACGCCGGACCAGATGGGCCTGAATCGTCCCATTCCACAACTGGCGCAATACCGCACCCCCATCCAGGGCCTCTACCAGGTGGGCGCGGCCACGCATCCCGCGGACGCTGTCATCGCCGGCTCCGGCCGGGCCGCCTGGAGCGTGCTGCGCGAGGACCTGGGCCTGGGGAATTGA
- a CDS encoding NAD(P)/FAD-dependent oxidoreductase, with product MAKVMHYDGVVIGAGHNGMICAGYLGKSGQKILVVEKNMEVGGGLDSHEDRNYPGFWHNIHSVFHRGLMMLPWFQDLEMERMGIHYYKPDPGVVQHFLDRTYLGWFADVERTIATIEQFSPKDAASFRDIWSRWQPVVKNIVFPETYCPPIPISEKRPLLEGLPEGREYLRYFDTTPEQFILEHFEHTRVRAFIGFLAVMRGYELDAPNTGYLVPAMIAWGVNPQLCRGTSHALGDNLAHMLSHNGVDYIEAVGVERILVDGGRATGVVLEDGTVVHAGSFVASNVNPVETFIKLVGAENLDAEFSAKAAAFKFSKTTPIFATNLALNERPRYITEDEHPEVADSFMHIVGLETYEDLRNLFDDCRTGQLPRKPFMNGATPSHHDPTQAPPGKATAFMWQLSPYNLWGNPLNWDKVRAEWFERQLGVWRQYAPNLTDDNILSRDSTTPLDIERHDRNMYEGDWMVGEYTGDQALENRPFPGWGHYRTPISGLYLCGSSCHPGGNITGAPGYNAAQTIARDLGLKLWWEPLDLRRQLREMNERVAASSAAG from the coding sequence ATGGCGAAGGTAATGCACTACGATGGCGTGGTGATCGGCGCGGGCCATAACGGCATGATCTGCGCCGGCTACCTGGGCAAGTCCGGGCAGAAGATCCTCGTGGTCGAGAAGAACATGGAGGTGGGCGGCGGACTCGACTCCCACGAGGACCGCAACTACCCCGGGTTCTGGCACAACATCCACTCGGTGTTCCACCGCGGGCTGATGATGCTGCCGTGGTTCCAGGACCTGGAGATGGAACGCATGGGCATCCACTACTACAAGCCCGACCCGGGCGTGGTGCAGCACTTCCTCGACCGCACCTACCTGGGCTGGTTCGCCGACGTGGAGCGCACCATCGCCACCATCGAGCAATTTTCCCCGAAGGACGCCGCGAGCTTCCGGGATATCTGGAGCCGCTGGCAGCCGGTGGTGAAGAACATCGTGTTCCCGGAGACCTACTGCCCGCCCATCCCCATCAGCGAGAAGCGGCCGCTGCTGGAAGGACTGCCCGAGGGGCGCGAGTACCTGCGCTACTTCGACACCACGCCCGAGCAGTTCATCCTGGAGCACTTCGAGCACACCCGGGTGCGGGCCTTCATCGGCTTCCTGGCGGTAATGCGCGGCTACGAGCTGGACGCGCCCAACACCGGGTACCTGGTACCGGCCATGATCGCCTGGGGGGTCAACCCCCAGCTCTGCCGCGGCACCTCCCACGCCCTGGGCGACAACCTCGCCCACATGCTGTCGCACAACGGCGTGGACTACATCGAGGCCGTGGGCGTCGAGCGCATCCTGGTGGACGGCGGGCGCGCCACCGGCGTGGTGCTGGAGGACGGCACGGTGGTGCACGCCGGGAGCTTCGTCGCCTCCAACGTGAACCCGGTGGAGACCTTCATCAAGCTGGTGGGGGCGGAGAACCTGGACGCCGAGTTCAGCGCCAAGGCCGCGGCCTTCAAGTTCTCCAAGACCACCCCCATCTTCGCCACCAACCTCGCCCTCAACGAGCGGCCCCGCTACATCACCGAGGACGAGCATCCCGAGGTGGCCGACAGCTTCATGCACATCGTCGGGCTGGAGACCTACGAGGACCTGCGCAACCTGTTCGACGACTGCCGCACCGGCCAGCTTCCGCGCAAGCCGTTCATGAACGGCGCCACCCCGTCCCACCACGACCCGACCCAGGCGCCGCCGGGCAAGGCCACCGCGTTCATGTGGCAACTCTCCCCCTACAACCTGTGGGGCAATCCGCTCAACTGGGACAAGGTCCGGGCCGAATGGTTCGAGCGGCAGCTCGGCGTGTGGCGCCAGTACGCGCCCAACCTCACCGACGACAACATCCTGTCGCGCGACTCCACCACCCCGCTGGACATCGAGCGCCACGACCGCAACATGTACGAGGGCGACTGGATGGTGGGCGAGTATACGGGCGACCAAGCCCTGGAGAACCGCCCCTTCCCCGGCTGGGGCCACTACCGCACTCCGATCTCCGGGCTTTACCTGTGCGGCAGCTCCTGCCACCCCGGCGGCAACATCACCGGCGCGCCGGGGTACAACGCCGCCCAGACCATCGCCCGGGACCTGGGCCTGAAGCTCTGGTGGGAGCCGCTGGACCTGCGCCGGCAACTCCGGGAGATGAACGAGCGTGTGGCGGCCAGCAGCGCGGCGGGATAG
- a CDS encoding SDR family oxidoreductase, translated as MSQLDGKVAIVTGGARNIGAVYATTLAAEGARVVVADVLDGAATAQAIRDAGGEAVHVEVDVSREDDTLRMARTAMDAFGRIDVLVNNAAIYVSIQRRPFHEISAEEWDRVTAVNIKGVFLCAKAVFPHMRDQGGGRIINISSNTVMAGTPNFLHYVASKSALIGMTRSMAREMGAHGISVNAIAPGLVEHEGQTVPPELSASRVSARSIQRRQTPEDLTGAVLYLAASDSDFVTGQTLVVDGGDILY; from the coding sequence ATGAGCCAACTTGACGGAAAGGTCGCGATCGTAACGGGTGGCGCGCGCAACATCGGCGCGGTGTATGCCACGACGCTGGCGGCGGAAGGTGCGCGCGTGGTCGTCGCCGATGTGCTCGATGGCGCGGCGACCGCGCAGGCCATCCGCGACGCCGGCGGCGAGGCCGTGCACGTCGAGGTGGACGTCTCCCGGGAGGACGACACCCTGCGCATGGCCAGGACGGCCATGGACGCCTTCGGGCGCATCGACGTGCTGGTGAACAACGCCGCCATCTACGTGAGCATCCAGCGGCGGCCTTTCCACGAGATCTCCGCGGAGGAATGGGACCGGGTCACGGCGGTGAACATCAAGGGCGTGTTCCTGTGCGCCAAGGCCGTATTCCCGCATATGCGCGACCAGGGCGGCGGCCGCATCATCAACATCTCCTCCAACACGGTGATGGCCGGCACGCCCAACTTCCTGCACTACGTCGCGTCCAAGTCCGCGCTTATCGGCATGACCCGTTCCATGGCGCGGGAGATGGGTGCCCACGGCATCAGCGTCAACGCCATCGCCCCCGGCCTGGTGGAACACGAGGGCCAGACCGTGCCCCCGGAGCTGTCCGCCAGCCGCGTAAGCGCCCGCTCCATCCAGCGCCGGCAGACGCCCGAAGACCTCACCGGCGCCGTCCTCTACCTCGCCGCCTCCGACAGCGACTTCGTCACCGGCCAGACGCTGGTGGTGGACGGCGGCGACATCCTGTACTGA
- a CDS encoding UbiD family decarboxylase: protein MPKSLRTFLDDLRRQRPGELVHVTRPVNPARHDVSALIAQLAERKQFPVLLFERPKDLHGNTSEVRLAMNCEVSMGKFQTALGVPPETTRADLALECLHREANPIAPVVVEPSEAPVKEIVQRGPQVDLFELPVMRHHALDGGPYIDMPSLGIDRRSGVYNVSYHRMEVKDRNHTGFYLSLQHLWRIFRDYEDNGQECPVAAVTGHHPAFNIGACYRGPFDADELDIIGGYLQEPLRLTPSETFGERLLVPADAEIVIEGALIPGKRVVEGPFGEVHGYVGPQGYRQAAFLEVRAVTRRRDAIHQSVITPDGDKPWMDLAREGAYLRRCREAVPGVTAVCKNGRHALMNVFIAMKKMSEGDPGRAAAAALSFDQCKHVFIFDDDIDVYNPTEILWALATRVQPHRQVSLITDMMRGPLIDPSMDEGIRTSAMIIDATRPLDRPFSPVSKCPDEALARIRVEDYLPGDLLDAIPIDRTTYWG from the coding sequence ATGCCCAAGAGCCTGCGCACTTTCCTCGACGACCTGCGGCGCCAGCGCCCCGGGGAACTCGTGCACGTCACCCGACCCGTGAACCCCGCGCGCCACGACGTTTCCGCCCTCATCGCCCAGTTGGCCGAGCGCAAGCAGTTCCCGGTGCTGCTCTTCGAGCGTCCGAAAGACCTTCACGGGAACACATCCGAAGTACGGCTCGCCATGAACTGCGAAGTCTCCATGGGCAAGTTCCAGACCGCCCTGGGGGTGCCGCCGGAGACCACCCGGGCGGACCTGGCCCTGGAGTGTCTGCACCGGGAAGCCAACCCCATCGCGCCCGTGGTCGTGGAACCGTCTGAAGCACCGGTCAAGGAAATCGTCCAACGAGGCCCGCAAGTGGACCTGTTCGAGTTGCCGGTGATGCGCCACCACGCCCTGGACGGCGGCCCCTACATCGATATGCCGAGCCTCGGAATCGACCGCCGCTCGGGAGTGTACAACGTCTCCTACCACCGCATGGAGGTGAAGGACCGGAACCACACCGGCTTCTACCTGTCCCTCCAGCACCTGTGGCGCATCTTCCGCGACTACGAGGACAACGGTCAGGAGTGCCCGGTGGCCGCGGTGACCGGCCACCACCCCGCATTCAACATCGGCGCCTGCTACCGCGGCCCGTTCGACGCCGACGAGCTGGACATCATCGGCGGCTACCTGCAGGAACCCCTCAGGCTGACGCCGTCCGAGACCTTCGGCGAGCGCCTGCTGGTGCCCGCCGACGCGGAGATAGTCATCGAGGGTGCACTGATTCCGGGCAAGCGCGTGGTCGAGGGACCCTTCGGCGAAGTGCACGGCTACGTGGGTCCCCAAGGCTACCGGCAGGCCGCTTTCCTGGAGGTACGCGCCGTCACCCGCCGCCGGGACGCCATCCACCAGTCCGTGATCACCCCGGACGGCGACAAGCCCTGGATGGACCTCGCGCGCGAGGGCGCCTACCTGCGCCGCTGCCGCGAAGCCGTGCCCGGCGTCACCGCGGTGTGCAAGAACGGGCGCCACGCCCTCATGAACGTGTTCATCGCCATGAAGAAGATGTCCGAGGGAGACCCGGGCCGAGCCGCCGCCGCCGCACTGAGCTTCGACCAGTGCAAGCACGTGTTCATCTTCGACGACGACATCGACGTCTACAACCCCACCGAGATCCTCTGGGCCCTCGCCACCCGCGTCCAGCCCCACCGCCAGGTGTCTCTCATCACCGACATGATGCGCGGCCCTCTGATCGACCCCTCCATGGACGAAGGCATCCGCACCTCCGCCATGATCATCGACGCCACCCGCCCCCTGGACCGCCCCTTCTCCCCCGTATCCAAGTGCCCGGACGAAGCCCTCGCACGCATCCGCGTAGAGGACTACCTCCCCGGCGACCTCCTGGACGCCATCCCCATAGACCGCACCACGTACTGGGGCTGA